In Ailuropoda melanoleuca isolate Jingjing chromosome 11, ASM200744v2, whole genome shotgun sequence, a genomic segment contains:
- the LOC117804398 gene encoding tyrosine-protein phosphatase non-receptor type 23-like isoform X5, with the protein MCVPVPAARAILCRPLTPPYTPPSSALPHAPVQPPPPRACAARGSGSGARTRPFPHPLKQERPWPPQPSHPTPPNRMVTQATPGLYFPSYPAGQWAGLPSLPLVVHTHAYRGAGASLKLRPRPPPRAAAGASPALRGSRARHSHKMSALTELLPAATLRPSPLLLPLHRRVSVRQRRCREHRTNLRAKGNGLLPISRAEFICATPVSFFSEQHLLTKQIGDWTVRAGAGGGSWAGGRVDERRKPSDSEKHREPEGDHGRKVIQIKHLQEA; encoded by the coding sequence ATGTGTGTTCCTGTTCCCGCAGCAAGAGCTATTCTGTGTCGGCCCCTGACGCCACCGTACACTCCGCCTTCCAGCGCGCTCCCGCACGCGCCCGTCCAGCCACCGCCACCACGCGCCTGTGCTGCCCGAGGCTCCGGCTCAGGCGCGAGGACgcgcccattcccccacccccttaaaCAGGAGAGGCCCTGGCCTCCCCAGCCttcccaccctaccccacccaaCAGGATGGTCACTCAAGCCACCCCAGGCCTGTATTTCCCCTCTTACCCGGCCGGCCAGTGGGCCggcctcccttcccttcccctagtCGTCCACACCCACGCGTACAGAGGGGCCGGGGCCTCCCTCAAGCTGCGGCCTCGGCCTCCTCCCCGCGCGGCAGCTGGTGCCTCCCCGGCCCTACGGGGCTCACGCGCACGACACAGCCACAAGATGTCCGCTCTGACGGAACTACTGCCAGCTGCCAcgctccgcccctcccccctcctcctgcctcttcacCGCCGCGTATCAGTCCGCCAACGCCGCTGTCGCGAGCACAGGACGAATCTAAGGGCGAAGGGGAACGGTTTACTTCCTATATCCAGGGCCGAGTTTATCTGTGCTACCCCCGTTTCCTTCTTTTCGGAACAGCACCTTCTTACTAAACAGATCGGAGATTGGACTGTGAGGGCGGGGGCCGGAGGCGGGTCatgggctgggggaagggtggaCGAGCGGCGGAAACCCTCAGACTCAGAGAAGCATCGAGAACCGGAAGGAGACCATGGCAGGAAG